One part of the Anaeromyxobacter sp. Fw109-5 genome encodes these proteins:
- a CDS encoding ABC transporter permease has translation MSPRRPPLPALLSWPGLALAAAVGLSYRLVDGDLRALLAADARRAMSDLVRGFWPPAHSPEFLSFLVRPLAETVAIAFLGMSLALALAAPLAFLAASPRVLSAGGERTPWPRRAAWLAARVALNLMRSVPELVWALVLVRAFGLGPLAGVLAIGIGYAGVLGKVFAEIFESAPRAPAAALAGAGAPPASAFAFGVLPSTLPLLASYALYRFDCALRAAAVLGLVGAGGVGVQLELSLKMFAYDEVAAMVIALFALVAGVDLLSQRVRRRIHLSRGLFPLGLGALRLRLVAVAAWVVAAFGAARVLALSWRDVLSPGAFASVGALAGAMWPPDLDPAFLRQLAPAALVTLATSVLGTAIAALVGLLLAYPAAYRIHAVDGSAGGSAAGRAAVAAAAWLARGLMNLGRTLPELLWALVLIFAVGLGPFAGALALGIHTAGVLGRLYAEALEEVPLAPSSALRESGAGDAAASIFAVLPQAFPQLVAYTLYRWEVNIRASAVLGVVGAGGLGGLLHVSLNLFHHHRTLTLLAVTVLLVTGVDLLSGAIRRRILEGPPAEARRAPETPVMADAW, from the coding sequence ATGAGCCCGCGGCGCCCGCCGCTCCCGGCGCTCCTCTCCTGGCCGGGCCTCGCCCTCGCCGCCGCCGTCGGCCTTTCGTACCGGCTCGTGGACGGCGACCTCCGCGCGCTGCTCGCGGCCGACGCCCGCCGCGCCATGAGCGACCTCGTGCGCGGCTTCTGGCCCCCCGCGCACAGCCCCGAGTTCCTGTCCTTCCTCGTCCGTCCGCTCGCGGAGACCGTCGCCATCGCGTTCCTGGGGATGTCGCTCGCGCTCGCCCTCGCGGCCCCCCTCGCGTTCCTCGCCGCCTCCCCGCGCGTGCTCTCGGCGGGGGGCGAGCGGACGCCGTGGCCCCGCCGCGCCGCCTGGCTCGCCGCGCGGGTCGCGCTGAACCTGATGCGCTCGGTGCCGGAGCTCGTCTGGGCGCTCGTGCTCGTGCGCGCCTTCGGGCTCGGGCCGCTCGCCGGCGTGCTCGCCATCGGGATCGGCTACGCGGGCGTGCTGGGGAAGGTCTTCGCCGAGATCTTCGAGTCGGCGCCCCGGGCGCCCGCCGCGGCGCTCGCGGGCGCGGGCGCGCCGCCCGCGAGCGCCTTCGCCTTCGGCGTCCTCCCCTCCACCCTCCCGCTCCTCGCCTCGTACGCCCTCTATCGCTTCGACTGCGCGCTGCGCGCCGCCGCCGTGCTCGGGCTGGTCGGCGCCGGCGGGGTGGGCGTCCAGCTCGAGCTCTCGCTCAAGATGTTCGCCTACGACGAGGTCGCCGCGATGGTGATCGCGCTCTTCGCCCTCGTGGCAGGCGTGGATCTCCTCTCCCAGCGGGTGCGCCGCCGCATCCACCTGAGCCGCGGCCTCTTCCCGCTCGGGCTGGGGGCGCTCCGCCTCCGCCTCGTCGCGGTCGCCGCCTGGGTGGTCGCGGCCTTCGGCGCGGCGCGGGTGCTCGCGCTCTCCTGGAGGGACGTCCTCTCCCCCGGCGCGTTCGCGAGCGTCGGCGCGCTCGCGGGCGCGATGTGGCCGCCCGATCTCGACCCGGCGTTCCTGCGCCAGCTCGCGCCGGCCGCGCTCGTCACGCTCGCCACGAGCGTGCTCGGCACCGCGATCGCCGCGCTCGTCGGCCTCCTGCTCGCGTACCCGGCGGCGTACCGGATCCACGCCGTCGATGGCTCGGCCGGCGGGTCCGCGGCCGGCCGCGCCGCGGTCGCCGCCGCCGCCTGGCTCGCCCGCGGTCTCATGAACCTGGGACGGACCCTTCCCGAGCTGCTCTGGGCGCTGGTCCTCATCTTCGCTGTCGGTCTAGGCCCGTTCGCGGGGGCGCTGGCGCTGGGGATCCACACCGCCGGGGTCCTCGGGCGGCTCTACGCCGAGGCGCTCGAGGAGGTGCCGCTCGCCCCGTCGTCCGCCCTGCGCGAGTCCGGCGCGGGGGACGCCGCCGCCTCGATCTTCGCGGTGCTGCCGCAGGCGTTTCCTCAGCTCGTCGCCTACACGCTCTACCGCTGGGAGGTGAACATCCGCGCGTCCGCCGTGCTCGGCGTCGTGGGCGCGGGCGGGCTGGGCGGGCTCCTCCACGTGTCGCTCAACCTCTTCCACCACCACCGCACCCTCACGCTGCTCGCCGTGACCGTGCTCCTCGTCACCGGCGTGGATCTCCTCTCCGGCGCCATCCGCCGGCGCATCCTGGAGGGCCCGCCGGCCGAGGCGCGCCGGGCGCCCGAGACGCCGGTGATGGCGGACGCCTGGTGA
- a CDS encoding putative selenate ABC transporter substrate-binding protein: MHRLTRILAVTLSLLPLAGMAQEPLRVSAIPDESPTELQRKFGPLGKYLERQLGRPVKFTPVTDYAATVEGLAAGKLDLVWYGGFTFVQARRRTGTAIPLVQREEDARFHSKFIVPAASKAQRLQDLKGATFAFGSVSSTSGHLMPRYFLLQNGIDPDRDFARVAYSGAHDVTAKWVEAGKVEAGALNESIWQRLVDERKIDPSKVRVLWTTPEYHDYNWTVRGDLDPKLVEKIRAAFLALDPANPEHAEILELQRAKRFIPTSPENYAAIEQAARAAGLLKD, encoded by the coding sequence ATGCACCGCCTCACGCGCATCCTCGCCGTCACCCTCTCCCTCCTCCCGCTCGCCGGCATGGCCCAGGAGCCCCTCCGCGTCTCCGCCATCCCCGACGAGTCCCCCACCGAGCTGCAGCGCAAGTTCGGGCCGCTCGGGAAGTACCTCGAGCGTCAGCTCGGCCGTCCCGTGAAGTTCACCCCCGTCACGGACTACGCCGCCACGGTCGAGGGGCTCGCCGCGGGCAAGCTCGACCTCGTCTGGTACGGCGGCTTCACCTTCGTCCAGGCACGGCGACGGACCGGCACGGCCATCCCCCTCGTCCAGCGCGAGGAGGACGCCCGCTTCCACTCCAAGTTCATCGTGCCCGCCGCCTCGAAGGCCCAGCGGCTGCAGGACCTGAAGGGCGCGACGTTCGCGTTCGGCTCGGTCAGCTCCACCTCCGGCCACCTCATGCCGCGCTACTTCCTGCTTCAGAACGGGATCGACCCCGACCGCGACTTCGCGAGGGTGGCCTACTCCGGCGCGCACGACGTGACGGCGAAGTGGGTGGAGGCCGGCAAGGTGGAGGCGGGCGCGCTGAACGAGTCGATCTGGCAGCGCCTCGTCGACGAGAGGAAGATCGACCCGTCGAAGGTGCGAGTGCTGTGGACCACGCCGGAGTACCACGACTACAACTGGACGGTCCGCGGTGACCTCGACCCCAAGCTCGTCGAGAAGATCCGGGCCGCCTTCCTCGCGCTCGATCCCGCGAACCCGGAGCACGCGGAGATCCTGGAGCTGCAGCGGGCGAAGCGCTTCATCCCCACCTCGCCCGAGAACTACGCGGCCATCGAGCAGGCCGCCCGGGCCGCGGGGTTGCTGAAGGACTGA
- a CDS encoding nitrogenase-stabilizing/protective protein NifW encodes MSEAGAPAPLPELEGLESAEDFFAALGVPFEPGVIAVSRLHVLRRFGVAVAALARERPDATEGERRAALRHALREAHALFARESPLEAGDFRVLQAARPVKLGRRG; translated from the coding sequence GTGAGCGAGGCGGGCGCGCCGGCGCCGCTGCCGGAGCTGGAGGGGCTGGAGTCGGCGGAGGACTTCTTCGCCGCGCTCGGCGTCCCCTTCGAGCCGGGCGTCATCGCGGTGAGCCGGCTGCACGTGCTGAGGCGGTTCGGCGTCGCGGTCGCCGCCCTCGCGCGGGAGCGTCCGGACGCGACCGAGGGCGAGCGCCGGGCCGCGCTCCGGCACGCGCTGCGCGAGGCGCACGCGCTGTTCGCGCGGGAGTCGCCGCTCGAGGCGGGAGACTTCCGGGTGCTCCAGGCCGCGCGGCCGGTGAAGCTGGGGAGGCGCGGGTGA
- the nifB gene encoding nitrogenase cofactor biosynthesis protein NifB → MRLPVLERSAPPAPAANCTFAQGCGDAAPTLPEDVAALVADHPCYSEEAHHHFARMHVAVAPACNVQCHYCNRKYDCANESRPGVVSERLRPEDAVRKVLAVAAELPELSVVGIAGPGDALANADATFATLEGVHRAAPDLRLCVSTNGLALPEHAERLAAAGARHVTVTVNMIDPAVGERIYPWVLRGGRKVRGPEASRILSAQQLEGIAALAARGVLVKVNSVVIPGVNDAHLPEVTRAVRRAGAFLVNLVPLISAPEHGTHYGRTGRRGPTALELEEVQRACELDARLMRHCRQCRADAVGRLGEDRFTSFTLASLPPGPARDAREARAARRDAIARVRGRVASERDAALQRLAAVPAAVSARIAVATRGGGQVDEHFGQARELLVYDVSRAGARLVGRRPVERYCVGGEGDEDALDGMLRALGGCRAVLVSKIGRCPSARLAAAGIEAVVDQAFRPIETAALAWFEGFAARARAGEVEAAGGDPAPRAEVA, encoded by the coding sequence ATGCGCCTCCCGGTCCTCGAACGCTCCGCCCCGCCAGCGCCCGCGGCCAACTGCACGTTCGCGCAGGGCTGCGGCGACGCCGCGCCCACGCTTCCGGAGGACGTGGCCGCGCTGGTCGCCGACCACCCCTGCTACAGCGAGGAGGCGCACCACCACTTCGCGCGCATGCACGTCGCGGTGGCGCCCGCCTGCAACGTGCAGTGCCACTACTGCAACCGGAAGTACGACTGCGCCAACGAGAGCCGACCGGGCGTCGTCTCGGAGCGGCTCCGGCCCGAGGACGCGGTCCGCAAGGTGCTCGCCGTCGCGGCCGAGCTCCCCGAGCTGTCGGTGGTCGGCATCGCCGGGCCCGGGGACGCGCTGGCCAACGCCGACGCGACCTTCGCGACCCTCGAGGGCGTGCACCGCGCCGCGCCGGACCTGCGGCTCTGCGTCTCGACGAACGGGCTCGCGCTCCCGGAGCACGCGGAGCGGCTCGCCGCGGCCGGGGCGCGCCACGTGACGGTGACCGTGAACATGATCGACCCCGCCGTGGGCGAGCGGATCTACCCCTGGGTCCTCCGGGGCGGGCGCAAGGTGCGGGGCCCCGAGGCGTCGAGGATCCTCTCGGCGCAGCAGCTCGAGGGGATCGCCGCGCTCGCCGCGCGCGGCGTGCTCGTGAAGGTGAACTCCGTCGTGATCCCGGGCGTGAACGACGCGCACCTGCCGGAGGTGACGCGGGCCGTGCGGCGGGCGGGCGCCTTCCTCGTGAACCTCGTCCCGCTCATCTCGGCGCCGGAGCACGGCACGCACTACGGCCGGACCGGCCGGCGCGGTCCGACCGCCCTGGAGCTGGAGGAGGTCCAGCGGGCCTGCGAGCTCGACGCGCGGCTCATGCGGCACTGCCGCCAGTGCCGGGCCGACGCGGTGGGGCGCCTCGGGGAGGATCGCTTCACCTCGTTCACCCTGGCCTCCCTCCCGCCGGGGCCTGCCCGCGACGCCCGGGAGGCGCGAGCAGCGCGCCGCGACGCGATCGCGCGCGTGCGGGGACGGGTCGCGAGCGAGCGCGACGCCGCGCTCCAGCGTCTGGCGGCGGTGCCGGCGGCGGTCTCGGCGAGGATCGCGGTGGCCACGCGCGGGGGCGGGCAGGTGGACGAGCACTTCGGCCAGGCGCGCGAGCTGCTCGTGTACGACGTCAGCCGCGCCGGCGCGCGCCTCGTCGGACGGCGCCCCGTCGAGCGCTACTGCGTCGGTGGCGAGGGGGACGAGGACGCGCTCGACGGCATGCTGCGCGCGCTCGGCGGCTGCCGCGCCGTGCTGGTCTCGAAGATCGGGCGCTGTCCCAGCGCACGGCTCGCCGCCGCGGGCATCGAGGCGGTGGTCGATCAGGCGTTCCGGCCGATCGAGACGGCCGCGCTGGCCTGGTTCGAGGGGTTCGCCGCGCGCGCGCGGGCGGGCGAGGTGGAGGCCGCCGGGGGCGATCCCGCTCCGCGGGCGGAGGTCGCGTGA
- the fdxB gene encoding ferredoxin III, nif-specific, translated as MAFITGLRRGKKEWTPRFVRSIDAELCIGCGRCIKICAHGVLAPAEVDEEETAKMFAAVENADECIGCEACGRTCKKGAFSFEPLVA; from the coding sequence ATGGCGTTCATCACGGGGCTGAGGCGCGGGAAGAAAGAGTGGACCCCCCGGTTCGTGAGGTCCATCGACGCCGAGCTGTGCATCGGCTGCGGTCGCTGCATCAAGATCTGCGCGCACGGCGTGCTGGCGCCGGCGGAGGTGGACGAGGAGGAGACCGCCAAGATGTTCGCGGCGGTCGAGAACGCGGACGAGTGCATCGGGTGCGAGGCCTGCGGCCGCACCTGCAAGAAGGGCGCGTTCTCGTTCGAGCCGCTGGTCGCGTGA
- the nifX gene encoding nitrogen fixation protein NifX, producing MRIAFTSSTGERVDEHFGRAGHFWVWEVGPDAARFVERVSAVTSAEDEDDRIAARASALAGCAIVYTAQIGGPAAAKLVSRRIQPMKASGDVAVEEVVGRLQEVLRGRPPPWLRKAMGVPAGEDGDGGSATAGDSDE from the coding sequence ATGCGGATCGCGTTCACGAGCAGCACCGGCGAGCGGGTGGACGAGCACTTCGGACGGGCGGGGCACTTCTGGGTGTGGGAGGTCGGCCCCGACGCGGCCCGCTTCGTGGAGCGGGTGAGCGCCGTCACGAGCGCCGAGGACGAGGACGATCGGATCGCCGCGCGGGCGAGCGCGCTCGCGGGCTGCGCCATCGTCTACACCGCCCAGATCGGCGGCCCGGCCGCGGCGAAGCTCGTCTCCCGCCGGATCCAGCCGATGAAGGCGAGCGGCGACGTCGCCGTGGAGGAGGTCGTGGGCAGGCTGCAGGAGGTCCTGCGGGGACGCCCGCCGCCGTGGCTGCGGAAGGCCATGGGCGTCCCGGCGGGCGAGGACGGCGACGGCGGCTCGGCCACGGCAGGCGACAGCGACGAGTGA